In Methermicoccus shengliensis DSM 18856, a single genomic region encodes these proteins:
- a CDS encoding FmdB family zinc ribbon protein: protein MVPRILCEVSDVCTVGDGFDVNISEIEAADYECEECGNKFRAVGKDVKCPSCRTRNVKKLE from the coding sequence ATGGTACCACGTATTCTCTGCGAGGTGAGCGATGTGTGTACCGTGGGCGATGGGTTTGATGTGAACATCAGCGAGATAGAGGCTGCAGATTACGAGTGTGAAGAGTGTGGAAACAAGTTCAGGGCTGTGGGAAAGGATGTAAAGTGTCCCTCATGCCGCACGCGAAATGTGAAAAAGCTCGAGTGA
- the fhcD gene encoding formylmethanofuran--tetrahydromethanopterin N-formyltransferase → MEINGVPIEDTFAEAFPIKVARVLITAATRHWAEVAAQEATGFGTSVIMCPAEAGIERYASGRETPDGRPGVYVQICAFGYKALEEQLLARLGQCVLTAPTTAIFNGLPAAEKQFDIGFKLKFFADGYEYEREVGGLQCYAIPMMEGEFIAERTIGAVEGVAGGNFFIFGENQMAALTAAENAVDAIKQLEGSITPFPGGVVASGSKPGSVKYSFMKATTNERFCPSLRDRVEGSCVPPGCSSLYEIVINGTDLEAVKEAMRVGIEAAVRIPGVIRIGAGNYEGKLGKYQISLHELFG, encoded by the coding sequence ATGGAAATAAATGGTGTACCTATAGAGGATACATTTGCTGAGGCGTTTCCCATAAAGGTGGCGAGGGTGCTCATCACCGCTGCCACACGCCACTGGGCAGAGGTTGCGGCACAGGAAGCCACTGGGTTTGGAACATCGGTCATCATGTGCCCGGCAGAGGCGGGTATAGAGCGCTATGCGAGTGGCAGAGAGACGCCAGATGGAAGACCTGGCGTGTATGTCCAGATATGCGCCTTTGGGTACAAGGCGCTCGAGGAGCAGCTCCTGGCACGTCTGGGACAGTGCGTGCTCACAGCTCCGACCACCGCCATATTCAATGGGCTGCCAGCGGCAGAAAAACAGTTTGACATAGGCTTCAAGCTCAAGTTCTTTGCAGATGGATATGAATATGAGAGAGAGGTCGGAGGGCTGCAGTGCTATGCCATCCCGATGATGGAGGGAGAGTTCATCGCCGAGCGCACCATAGGTGCGGTGGAAGGTGTGGCCGGAGGCAACTTCTTCATATTTGGGGAAAACCAGATGGCAGCCCTTACTGCTGCGGAGAACGCCGTGGATGCCATTAAGCAGCTGGAGGGCAGCATTACGCCGTTCCCAGGTGGTGTGGTGGCATCTGGCTCAAAGCCAGGCTCTGTGAAGTACAGCTTCATGAAGGCTACCACCAATGAGAGGTTCTGCCCCTCACTGCGCGACCGTGTGGAGGGCTCATGTGTTCCACCCGGGTGCTCCTCACTATACGAAATCGTGATAAATGGCACCGACCTTGAGGCTGTAAAGGAGGCCATGAGGGTTGGCATCGAGGCCGCTGTGCGCATTCCGGGCGTGATTCGGATAGGTGCTGGGAACTATGAGGGAAAACTCGGAAAGTATCAGATAAGCCTGCACGAGCTGTTCGGCTGA